Part of the Streptomyces europaeiscabiei genome is shown below.
AAAATTCGCCGATGCCGAAACCCTGACCCCGGTGCTGCGGGAGGTCTTCGGCACCGACCGCCGCATCACCGCCGTCGACCGCCTGCGCAACGGCACCAAGAAGGGTGTCTACCGTGTCACGCTGGACGACGCCACGAGCACGATCGTCTATGTCTGGAACGCCGACGAGGACTACTGGGACGGGCTGCTTCCGGACGGTCACGACGACCCGTCGAACCCGTTCGCCCACGCCTCCGGCATCGAGTTCTTCGAGGGTGCCACCCGTCGGCTGGAAGCGATAGGAGCTCGTTCACCGCGGCTGTTGCTCGCCGACCGCAGCAGGAATCTGTACCCGGCCGACATCGCCGTCGCGGAGGACGTCCGCGGCGGAACGCTGGAGGCCCTGCTGGAACACGATCCGGACGCCGGCCGGCGAACGCTCGCACAGCTCTCAGACATGCTGAGGCGCATGCACGCCTACCGCGCGCCGGCGTTCGGGCGGGTGGCGTGGATCGATGGTGGGGGCGCGCCGCCGGACATGACCTGCGAGCAGGCCTACCTGGAGCGCACGCTGGTGAACATTGCCACCGCCGTGCCCCGTGACGTCCGAGCGGCCGAAGGCGAGGCGATGCTGGAGGAGAAGCTCCGCACCCTGCACGCCGCACTCGAACCGCGCGCAGAGCTGGGCGTGGTCCACGGCGAGCTCTGCGCGGAACACACCCTCGTCGGGCCTGACGGGGAGCCCGTCATCATCGACATCGAGGGCCTGATGTACACCGATATCGAAGTGGACCACTGCTGGATGCGGATGCGCTTCGGCCCACACTACGAGGCACTCCGCAACCCAGACCTCGACCCGCGGCGCGTCAAGTACTACCAGTACGTCATGCACCTGGACCTGGTCGGCGGCCCGCTTCGCATCGCCGAGGGCGACTTCCCGAACCGGAAGTGGATGCTCGGCGTCGCGGACTTCCATCTACAGAAGGCGCTCGCCTACGAGGCATGAGCCGGCCGTAGGTCTTCGGCCGATCGCGGCTTCACACCGGCGCGGTGGGAAACAGCGCTCCGGGAGCCAGTTCCGACCTGGTGGCGATGACATCCTTGGGCGGGGTGAGGTCCAAGTGCCAGTCGCCGAAGCGGCGTATCGTGCGCGCGATCAGCGGGCTGACGGGTGGCCAGGTCGTCGGGGTCCACGGCGTGGCCCTCGGCGGTGAGGGCGTTGGCGGCATCGGTAGTGTCCAGCG
Proteins encoded:
- a CDS encoding phosphotransferase, coding for MTAERKFADAETLTPVLREVFGTDRRITAVDRLRNGTKKGVYRVTLDDATSTIVYVWNADEDYWDGLLPDGHDDPSNPFAHASGIEFFEGATRRLEAIGARSPRLLLADRSRNLYPADIAVAEDVRGGTLEALLEHDPDAGRRTLAQLSDMLRRMHAYRAPAFGRVAWIDGGGAPPDMTCEQAYLERTLVNIATAVPRDVRAAEGEAMLEEKLRTLHAALEPRAELGVVHGELCAEHTLVGPDGEPVIIDIEGLMYTDIEVDHCWMRMRFGPHYEALRNPDLDPRRVKYYQYVMHLDLVGGPLRIAEGDFPNRKWMLGVADFHLQKALAYEA